One genomic region from Melioribacteraceae bacterium encodes:
- a CDS encoding Fic/DOC family N-terminal domain-containing protein has product MINRLPPEPKLKLDSEIYSLLNSAEQSLSKFEGVFGHLGEKHQITNLLMLNEAVQSCRIGGYQYTLEEFFINKCVDHPSGLSEIKNYLSACNLGIRLLKDVASTDHILKSIYKELSNNQQDDLYLYRTTKLSPVSGDFTEAESPSDQIPELMRSLEKYISSDVSYPLLINVGLVHGYFETIKPFSVNNTPSGRILIDLHLFWKRKFKSFPLQISKIINDHKKKYYSSIGGIVQNGEWIDWLKLFLNIIIESSLLSLSLARNIGEVETTGMRKIIESDVVSSPVIKLYNYIFIQPVISIPQITSVLNLTKQTANIAVSRMLELQILEEITGKQRYRIFSNKALFNLLNN; this is encoded by the coding sequence ATGATAAACCGGCTTCCGCCCGAACCAAAACTGAAATTAGATTCAGAAATTTACTCGCTTCTCAATTCCGCCGAACAATCACTTAGTAAATTTGAGGGTGTGTTCGGACACCTCGGTGAAAAGCACCAGATTACAAATCTTTTGATGTTGAATGAAGCGGTTCAAAGTTGCCGAATCGGGGGCTATCAATATACGCTGGAAGAATTTTTTATTAATAAATGCGTTGATCATCCTTCGGGCCTATCTGAAATTAAGAATTACCTGTCAGCTTGTAATCTGGGAATACGCCTTTTAAAGGACGTTGCAAGTACCGACCACATACTAAAGTCTATTTATAAAGAGTTGTCTAACAATCAACAAGATGATCTCTATTTATATAGAACGACAAAGCTGTCGCCTGTAAGCGGAGATTTCACTGAAGCGGAATCGCCGTCCGACCAGATTCCGGAATTGATGAGATCCCTCGAAAAATATATTTCCTCCGATGTGTCTTATCCGTTGTTGATTAACGTAGGGCTTGTTCATGGTTATTTTGAAACGATAAAACCTTTTTCCGTCAACAACACTCCTTCCGGTAGAATTTTAATTGATCTTCACCTGTTTTGGAAAAGAAAATTTAAAAGTTTTCCTCTTCAGATTTCTAAAATCATAAATGATCATAAAAAAAAGTATTATTCAAGCATTGGGGGCATCGTCCAGAATGGTGAGTGGATTGATTGGTTAAAACTATTCCTAAACATAATTATTGAATCCTCTCTTCTGTCGCTAAGCCTGGCAAGAAACATCGGGGAGGTGGAAACGACCGGGATGAGAAAGATTATCGAGAGTGATGTTGTATCATCACCGGTTATTAAACTCTATAATTATATATTTATTCAGCCGGTTATTTCGATTCCTCAGATTACATCCGTTTTGAATCTTACAAAACAAACGGCCAATATTGCGGTTTCGAGAATGCTGGAACTCCAAATCCTGGAAGAGATAACGGGCAAGCAGAGATACAGAATATTCTCAAATAAAGCGCTCTTTAATCTATTAAATAATTAA
- the mscL gene encoding large-conductance mechanosensitive channel protein MscL, translating into MKLINEFKSFAMRGNVVDMAVGIIIGAAFGKIVSSFVNDVIMPPIGLLVGGIDFSELALTLKAATDTAPAVILKYGVFINTIIDFIIIAWAIFMVIKAMNSLKKKEEEKPASPPAPSEDVVLLTEIRDLLKKK; encoded by the coding sequence ATGAAACTAATCAATGAATTTAAGTCGTTCGCAATGAGGGGGAACGTTGTTGATATGGCTGTCGGTATTATTATTGGTGCCGCATTCGGAAAAATTGTTTCGTCGTTTGTGAATGACGTAATAATGCCTCCGATCGGACTTCTTGTGGGCGGCATCGATTTCAGTGAACTCGCATTAACACTTAAAGCGGCTACAGATACCGCTCCTGCTGTAATTCTGAAATACGGGGTTTTTATAAATACGATTATTGATTTTATAATCATCGCCTGGGCTATATTCATGGTTATAAAAGCAATGAACTCACTTAAGAAAAAAGAGGAGGAGAAACCGGCATCACCTCCCGCTCCGAGCGAGGATGTGGTTCTGCTTACAGAAATAAGAGACCTTTTAAAAAAGAAATAA
- a CDS encoding sodium:proton antiporter: MESLSANVPLLSLLPFILMLLSIALFPLFWNHFWEKNSNKLLIAILLSIPIIIYLASINLGDRLVETMVFDYVPFIILLGSLYTITGGIFLSGDIEAKPSINTLFLSIGAVFASIMGTTGAAMLLIRPVIQTNKQRRFKVHTILFFIGIIANCGGLLTPLGDPPLFMMYLRGAPFEWFFSLFPEWFVTNFILLILYFVVDTYYYKKERPEDRAIDKTYVRPIRIEGKTNFYWLIGVVLSVAFLNEQYLEFIKSNHYYKFIREGVILSMAILSILFTPKLTRVSNNFTWEPIKEVAFLFLGIFITMVPCLLYLESNAGELGVASVQQFYYFTGLLSSFLDNTPTAVTFHSLALGLGVQSSTLIAGIPEELLKAISVGAVYFGSMTYIGNGPNFMVKAVAEENNIKMPGFFEYVYKFSLIILLPVFILIQLLFLA, encoded by the coding sequence TTGGAATCTTTATCTGCTAATGTTCCGCTTTTAAGCCTTCTTCCTTTTATTCTCATGCTTTTATCCATTGCTCTTTTTCCTCTTTTCTGGAATCACTTCTGGGAAAAAAATTCTAACAAGCTTTTGATAGCAATACTGCTAAGCATTCCAATTATAATTTACCTTGCCAGTATAAATCTGGGCGACAGATTAGTTGAAACAATGGTTTTCGATTATGTCCCTTTTATCATTCTTCTTGGTTCTTTGTATACAATTACCGGTGGAATATTCCTCTCCGGCGATATTGAAGCCAAACCATCTATCAATACACTTTTTCTCAGTATTGGTGCTGTGTTTGCATCAATAATGGGAACAACCGGGGCGGCAATGCTTCTTATACGGCCGGTTATTCAAACCAACAAACAGAGAAGGTTCAAAGTACATACGATTCTGTTCTTTATTGGAATAATTGCAAATTGCGGCGGCCTGCTTACACCCCTAGGAGATCCTCCGTTGTTTATGATGTATTTGCGCGGCGCACCGTTTGAATGGTTCTTCTCGCTTTTTCCGGAATGGTTTGTTACAAATTTTATTTTGTTGATACTTTATTTTGTGGTTGATACTTATTACTACAAAAAAGAAAGGCCCGAGGATAGGGCAATAGACAAGACCTACGTCCGGCCAATTAGGATCGAAGGTAAAACAAATTTCTATTGGTTAATTGGTGTGGTTCTGTCTGTTGCTTTTTTGAACGAGCAATATCTGGAATTCATAAAAAGCAATCACTATTATAAGTTCATACGCGAGGGTGTAATTCTCTCTATGGCAATACTTTCGATTTTGTTCACCCCAAAACTAACGCGCGTGTCGAACAACTTTACGTGGGAGCCGATTAAAGAAGTTGCTTTTTTGTTCCTGGGTATATTCATTACAATGGTCCCCTGCCTTTTATATCTAGAATCGAATGCCGGAGAGCTCGGCGTCGCATCGGTTCAGCAGTTCTATTATTTCACGGGATTATTGAGTTCCTTCCTGGATAATACGCCCACGGCGGTTACTTTCCACTCATTGGCTCTCGGATTGGGGGTTCAGTCTTCAACGCTGATTGCCGGAATTCCAGAAGAGTTGTTAAAAGCTATTTCGGTAGGGGCTGTTTATTTCGGAAGCATGACCTATATAGGTAATGGTCCAAACTTTATGGTTAAGGCGGTTGCTGAAGAAAACAATATTAAAATGCCCGGATTTTTTGAATATGTTTACAAATTTTCTCTGATAATTCTTCTTCCCGTATTCATATTAATTCAGTTGCTGTTTTTAGCATAG
- a CDS encoding asparaginase, which produces MKNILVVFTGGTFSMKIDENTGSAIPFYSGGELIEMIPEAGQLASISVYEFGNYPGPHMTPELMFELSLRINQFIEKESVDGVIITHGTDTLEETAYFLDLTVKTDKPIVVIGAMKTSSEPEWDGPKNLIDAIHICNCENSRAMGVLVCLNGEVNAASEVTKTHTEDVETFRSLDFGSLGFVERGRVFYNRMPRKLETFKPLKINPNVDLIKAYAGMDDKFFKYSADSGAEGIVVEAMGVGNVPPSAFDGIKYAVDKKIPVVLVSRCPAGETLDSYGYPGAGKWLRQEGVIFSDYLNGQKARIKMTICLGITKNQSELKKMFEEN; this is translated from the coding sequence GTTTTTACGGGCGGAACCTTTTCAATGAAGATTGATGAGAATACCGGCTCCGCGATTCCATTTTACAGCGGCGGCGAACTGATCGAGATGATACCGGAAGCAGGACAACTGGCAAGCATTTCGGTATATGAGTTTGGTAATTACCCGGGTCCCCATATGACGCCGGAACTAATGTTTGAATTATCTTTGAGGATAAATCAGTTTATTGAAAAGGAGAGCGTAGACGGAGTTATTATTACTCACGGCACCGATACCCTCGAAGAAACGGCCTACTTTCTGGATTTAACCGTTAAAACCGACAAACCAATTGTTGTTATTGGCGCAATGAAAACGAGCTCTGAGCCGGAATGGGACGGACCCAAAAATCTTATTGACGCAATTCATATTTGTAATTGTGAAAACAGCAGAGCAATGGGCGTTCTTGTCTGTCTGAATGGTGAAGTAAACGCAGCAAGCGAAGTAACAAAAACACACACCGAGGATGTTGAAACTTTCAGGAGTCTTGATTTCGGATCTCTCGGATTTGTTGAAAGAGGGAGAGTGTTTTATAATAGGATGCCGAGAAAGCTCGAAACTTTTAAACCTCTAAAGATCAATCCGAACGTTGATCTTATAAAGGCCTATGCGGGGATGGACGATAAGTTCTTTAAATACTCTGCTGATAGCGGCGCAGAAGGAATTGTAGTAGAGGCAATGGGAGTTGGCAATGTACCGCCGTCGGCTTTCGACGGAATAAAATATGCGGTTGATAAAAAAATTCCTGTTGTATTGGTTTCGAGGTGTCCAGCTGGAGAAACACTGGATAGTTATGGATATCCCGGGGCCGGCAAATGGCTAAGGCAGGAAGGAGTAATTTTTTCAGATTATTTGAACGGACAGAAAGCAAGAATTAAAATGACCATCTGTTTGGGTATTACAAAGAATCAATCGGAATTGAAGAAAATGTTCGAGGAGAACTGA